A stretch of DNA from Streptococcus sp. NPS 308:
AGGATGAAACAGCTCACGAATTAGAAGGTGATTTGGCTAAGGTTCGTGCCATTGCTTACGATATCGTCTTGAACGGTTATGAGCTGGGTGGTGGTAGCCTTCGTATCAATCAAAAAGACCTTCAAGAACGCATGTTCCAGGCTCTTGGTTTCTCAGCTGAGGAAGCCAATGACCAGTTCGGTTTCCTTCTGGAAGCCATGGACTATGGTTTCCCACCACACGGTGGATTGGCTCTCGGGCTTGACCGCTTTGTCATGCTCTTAGCAGGCGAAGAAAACATCCGTGAAGTCATTGCCTTTCCTAAGAACAATAAGGCAACCGACCCAATGACACAAGCTCCATCAACAGTCGCTCTCAAACAACTAGAGGAACTCAGCTTACAAGTAGAAGAAGATGAAACAAGCAAAACAAATTAAGCGGTGGCGCTATTATCTGCGCCGCTTTGCTTATCAGATAAAGATGTTACGAGTGTTGCAGGGCATCTCTAAGGAAAAATATGATGAGAAGATTTCTGCTTCTCTAGTATACGGTTTTCTATCAGCAGTTGCGGTCAATTTCTTTTTCCAACCAGGGCATGTTTATTCGAGTGGTGCGACAGGTTTGGCGCAAATTATCTCCAGTTTGAGTACGCATTGGTTTGGTTTCCAACTACCCGTATCCGCAACCTTTTATGCCATTAATATCCCACTGATGATTTTGGCTTGGTATCAGATTGGACATAAATTTACGGTTTTTACCTTTATCACGGTATCCATGAGTTCCCTTTTTATCCAGTTTGTGCCAGTGGTAACTCTAACAGAGGATCCCATTATCAATGCTCTCTTTGGGGGTGTTGTCATGGGCTTGGGAATCGGCTTTGCTTTGCGCAATAGTATTTCCAGTGGAGGTACAGATATTGTCAGCCTGACCATTCGCAAGAAAACGGGGAGGAATGTCGGTAGTATTTCCTTCTTGGTCAATGGGACCATCATGTTGATTGCTGGGTTGACCTTTGGTTGGAAATACGCCCTCTACTCCATGATTACCATTTTTGTCTCCAGTCGTGTGACAGATGCGGTCTTTACCAAGCAAAAACGGATGCAAGCCATGATTGTGACCAGTAATCCTGACAAGGTAATCGAAAAAATCCATAAAAAATTGCACCGAGGCGCAACCATGATCCACGATGCAGAAGGAACCTATAATCATGAGAGAAAGGCAGTCTTGATTACCGTTATCACACGAGCAGAGTTTAATGATTTTAAACACATCATGAAACAAGTAGACCCGACAGCCTTCGTCTCTGTATCCGAAAATGTCCACATCCTAGGACGATTTGTAGAAACAGACAATTAGACATGAAAAAACCAGCTCTGGAGCTGGTTTTTATTTTTCGATAATTGTGTGGGCAATCAACTGCCGGTAACAAATCTGTCTATTATTTTTCGCGTCATTGATAATCTGCAAAATCGTTTCAAATGATGTTCGTCCAAGTTCAAGACTATTGATGTCAACATAAGCTACTAGGTCGAGTCGAGGATTAACAGAGTCAAAACTCAAGACGGGAACATTTAATTGGTGTTTACTGATGTAGTCGCAAACCCCTTCAGCTAGAAGGCTGTCGGTTGTGATGATGGCATCAATCTGCGGATCGTGTTTGAAGAGGCGCTTACTAAATTGATACCCCTTTTCTTCTAGAAATTCATTTGCAAAGTAGGTCAGGTTCGTATCAATCGAAAGTTGGTGTTGTTTGAGTGCCAATTCGTAGCCTTTTAGACGGTCTTGTGTAACGAAAAGTTTCTTGGTTCCTCCGATAAAGGCGATTCGTCTGCAACCCTTTTTGATGAAATACTCAGTTGCATCAAAACCAGCTTGGACATTATCATTGTCGACAAGTGGGATAAAGGGCGAGAGGGATTTTCCGAGGATGAGGAAAGGAAACTGTTCTTCCGCTACGAGCTTCACCAGTGGATCTTCTTCTTGAGCGTAGAGGAAGATCAGGCCATCGACACGTTTCCCGTAGACCATTTGAGAAATGGCATTGAGACGCTCCTTTTCATCTTTACCAGTTGCGATCTGAATAGCATAGTGGTTTTCAGATGCGACTTGGGCGATCCCTCGTAGGACAGATGGGAAGAAAGGATTTTGGTAGAAGGCATCCGAGTCGTCAGGCAATACCAAACCAATAACTTGAGTATAGCTGCTAACTAGGCTACGAGCATTGAGGTTGGGATGGTAGTTGAGCTCCTTCATAGCCTTGCGAACTCGTTTTTTGGTTTCATCACTAATCGTTGATTTATTTTGAATGACGCGGGTAACAGTTGAAGGTGATACACCTGCTGCTTTAGCCACATCTTTAATCGTCACGGGCATAAAAATCTCCTATTTATGATAATCTGGATCACGGAAATGTGTCTTGTAAAAGATAGTGACCAGATAAAGAACAAAAAGAATGTTTTGTACAGTGATAAGGGTTGACATATTTTGGCCAAAAAGTCCCAAAATAAGCGTAATCAGAGTGGGTAATCCTAAACAGTTCAAGATAAAATGGTAGCACTCTTTAAAAGTCCTAAATGAAAAGAGGCGTGATTTTTTGGTGATATAAAGGAGGAGACTAGCTCCAAGAGAGACAATGAAGAAATTCAATCCAAAGAGGAAGCTTGCACCAAGAACGAGAAAGAGACTGATATAGACCCGATTTTGTTGGTACCAATCTTTAGAAATGGCCTGGGTCAGATCTTCCTTACTCTGGAAACTCTCAGTTTGAATCGCGTGGTAGCGAATACGGGTCAGTTCCTTATTTTCCTTACTGATGACGAGTTCTTCCGTATCAAAATGAAGTTGCAAGTCCTTTGGCAATTCCTTACTTGGACTTGGACCAATCAGAAGAGAAGCTTGCTGATTTTTAGTGCCAGCATAGCTCAGTTTTCCATCTATTATCTGCGCATTCTCCGACAAATCCATGATTGCTTCATCTGTCAGGGGTGTGTAGACATTATCGATAAAGGTATCCAGTGGATACGTTTCCTGCGAGCTGTTTTGAATGGCAATTGGAACCATGGACAAGCTGATGAGGAAAATGCTAGTAAAGAGGAGTTGAAACCAGTTAAGTCCGAAACGTTTTGACAGGGGCTTACGAAATCCCCAGATACTAGTAAAATACGAGAATGGATATGGAAGCATAGGCATCTTTCTAAAAGTGTTTTCTATATGAGTATTATTATATAGAGAAATGTGCTTTATTTCAAGTCTAGTAGATAAATTGCTTATTGAAAAGCTGATTTTGCTACTATTTGCGGTCTTCTGTCTAATCTTTTAACTTTAGAAACAAGATCCAAAATGAAAAAGGGTGGCGGGGATAAATTATCCCTTGTCGCCACCACTTGTAAGTCCTGAAACAAAGTTCTTTTGTAGGAAGAAGAAGAGAATACAGATTGGAAGGGCGATGAGGATAGCACCTGCTGAGAAGTAGGCAATCTTCATATTTTTCACGTTGTTAACGAAGGTTTGGAGACCAACGGCAACAGTAAAGTATTCTTTCTCACGAAGCAAGAAACTAGAGAGGATATAGTCCCCGAAAGGTCCCATGAAGGCCCAGAGAGCTTGTACAGCGATCATTGGGCGAACAAGTGGGAGAACAATTTGCCAGAAGCGGCGGAAGTGTCCTGCACCATCTAGTTTTGCAGATTCGTCTAGAGACATTGGTACTGTGTCGAAGTAGCCTTTCATCAACCAAGCGTTCATCGGGATACCTCCACCAACGTAGAGGAAGATGAGGAACCAGTTTTGGTTAAGGGCGTTCAACATAAGGGCCATAACGAAGAAGGCTGTCAAAGCGGCCATAGTTGGCACCATTTGGATAATCAAGAAGAAGACTAAACTTTGTTTACGAGCCAAGAAATTGTAACGGCTGTAGGCATAACCAGCAAGGACGATGATACTTGTTTGAACAGCCATGGTAATAAAGGCGATGATCAACGTATTGAGGTACCAAGTGCCGTACAAGGTTTCTGTGAAGAGTCCTTGGAAGTTGGCAAAGCTAAAGTCAATGTTACTATCTAATTTAAAGGCTACAACGTTACCAGTCTTGAAGGCTGACATAATGGTAATCAAAAGTGGATAGATAATCACGATTGAAAGGCCGATCAAGTAGAGGTAAGTGAGAGTTTGAGTCAGTCTACGTTTGAGTTTGATTGAGTTATTCATCTTAGACGTCCTCCATATCAAATGCGTGTAGTTTCTTGAATGCAATCATAGAGATAGAGATGACAATGATAGAGATAATCAAGGTAACAGCTGCCGCCATAGAGTATTGAGGAGATGTACCTGTAGTCAAACGGTAAATCCATGAGATCAAGATATCAGTTGAACCGGCTCCACCACCAACACTACCAGGTCCTCCAGCATTGAAGAGGTACATGATAGAGAAGTTGTTAAAGTTAAAGGTGTATTGGCTGATCAATGTTGGTGCTGCAACAGCCAAAATCATAGGGAAAGTGATGTTGCGGAATTTTTGCCAAGCATTGGCACCATCGATGTAAGCCGCTTCGTAGAGGTCGTTAGGGATAGACTGCAAGATACCCAAAGTCAAAACGTAGATGTATGGGAATCCTAGCCAACCTTGCATCATAATCAAGGCAATCTTCGTCCAAGTTGGGTCTGTTTTCCAAGGGATAAGTGCTCCGTCAAGGAAAGGAAGGACTTTAGCCAAGATAGGCAATACTTGAGTGTTGATCGCTCCGACACTATCGTTAAACATGTTTGAGAAGGTCAAGATAGTGATGAAGGCTGGAACAGCCCAAGGAAGAAGGAAAATAACACCAAAGATACGTTTTCCTTTGATAAATGGTTGGTTAGCAATGATCGCTGTGAAGATACCAATCACAATCTGCAAAGTAGAAGCAGACAAGGCCCAGATGATGGTCCAAGAAAGAACGGCACCGAAGGCTGAACGGAAGGTGCTTAAGCTCCAGATATTTGTAAAGTTCGTCAAACCAACCCAGTCCAACAATTTGTTTGGTGGCAAGTGTTGGAAGTCATAGTTGGTAAAGGCGATCATCAATGTTACCACAACAGGGAAGATAATCGCAAATGTCATAGCGACGTAAGATGGGATGATCAAGAGGTAAGGGAAACCATTCTCATAAATACCTTTGATCATATCTTTAAAAGTACGTGGGACAGGAATTCCGTTGTTGATGCGTTTAGCAATTGTATGTGCGTCTTTAATATTGTAGAAGTAGAAGAGCACATAAACAGCAACAAGAATTGAGTGGAAGGCACCACGAATCAGCATGAAGAGTGAATTGTCGCGACCGGGTTTGTCACCAAGAGTGATCAAATTGTGCAATTCAGGCGCAGCAAGGGCTAGAAAATAAAGGACAAAAACGAGCGTTACAGCAAGAAAAATAAAACCTTTGACCTTTTGTTTGTTGTAAATTTGCCCTAACCCAGGAATCACTGAAAGCAAGGCTGCTTTGCTAGGTTGTTGGTTTTCCATGAATACTCCTTTCATAGGATACGAGATTGAAGTTTGTCTCCAATCACTAGATAGGCAACTGCAATCATTCGTAAATTTATAAAATCAAAGGGGGACTTGTATTCTCCCCCCCTTGTAACGAATTCAATTATTCACCAAATTTTTGTTTGATTGTTTCTTTGATCAATGTAACAGCATCGTTAGCAGCTGTCTTAGCATCTTTCTTACCACTTACAGCGTCAAAGAGCATGTTTGCAGCTGGTTCCCAAACTGCTGACATTTGTGAGATGTTTGGCATTGGTTGAGCATTCTTGAACTGTTTGATAACAGCTGTAGTCAACTCATCGTTTTTGCCTTCAGCATATGCACGTGCTTCAGTGTTAGCTGGGATTTCGTTAGTTGCTTCGTAGAATGCTTTTTGTTGTTCAGTTGATACAAGGTAGTCTACAAATTTTTGTGCGCCTTCAAGGTTCTTAGTGCTTGATGGGATGATCCAAGCTTTACCACCACCGAATGCTGAGTATTCTTTTCCGTTTGGAAGAGTTGGGATAGTAGCAACACCGTAGTTTACTTTAGCATCTTTGAATGCTTGAGCTTTCCAAGGACCATCGATGATAGCAGCTGTTTTACCTTCTTGGAATGAAGTTTGGATCAAGTTTCCAGCAGCTGTTCCATCTTGCATACCTTTAGGCCATTTTTCGTACCAAGACTTAGCGTATTCGATACCTTTGATTGCTCCATCGTTAGCAAGACCGATGTCTTTAGGATTTTTACCGTTATCACCAAATACGTAAGCTCCGTTACCAGAAAGAAGTCCGTATGCGTAGTAGAAGTTTGTCCAGTCAGCTAAGAATGCTGAAGTTTTGCCATCTTCTCCAGCGAAAGCGTATTTGCTATCTTTTGCAAGTTCTTCCAATTCAGCAAATGTTTTTGGAGCTTCTTTGAGCAAGTCTTTGTTGTAGTACATAACAAGTGACTCAATAACTGCAGGAGCACCGTAAACTTTTCCGTCAGCAGCTGTTACAAGAGACTTAGTAGCATTGTCTGTTTTAGCACCGTCGCTCAATGTAACTTCTGAAAGTTGTCCGTCAGTACCAAGGCTACCTACGCGGTCGTATGGTGCCATCATAACGTCAGCAGCTTGACCTGATTGGTTATCAAGTGAAAGTTTGTCAAGTCCACCAAGTTGGTCACCAGATTTGATGTTAACTTTTGTACCTGATTCTTTTTCATAAGCTGCAGCAACTTTTTCAGCGTAGGCTTTATACTGGTCTTCAACGTAAAGAGTGATTTCTTTTGCTTCAGATGAGCTAGTATCAGCTGGTTTATCAGCAGTTTTGCTTCCGCAAGCTACCAAAAGTAAGCTAGCAAGAGTAGCAGTTCCAAGCACAGCAGCGCTCTTCATGAATTTAGATGACATAGTGTATTCCTCCTAAAGAATAACAAAAATAATTTGATGAGAAAACGCAAACGTTTTCTTTTACGAACCTAGTATAACACAAATAGAAAACGGTTGCAAGCTTTTTTAGAAAAAAATTTAAAAAAATTTTAAGGTTTCAAACATTTTTCAATGCTTTTATATAGGAAGAAACTGAAAGGTTTTCTTTTTCTTGATTTGAAAACGTACAAGGGAAACGATTGCATTGATTAGGCTGATTTCTTAGAAAAAATGAGGATATTTTTATTTTCAACTATCTTAAATTAGAAAAACTTTATAAGAAAAGTCTTCGTTTCATAAAATAACAGTGGAACCAAGATTCATTCAAAGAAAAAGAAATCAAAAAAAGTTTCTAGAACCGCTTGCATTTGTTTTTGAAATACGTTATACTTAAACCGACGCAAACGTTTGCGCCTTGATTTGCGCAACGTTTTATTACAAAAATACATGAGGTGCTATTATGAAAAAACGTCAGAGTGGTGTGTTGATGCACATCTCTTCTCTTCCAGGAGCTCACGGGATTGGATCATTTGGCCAAAGCGCCTATGATTTCGTTGATTTCTTGGTTCGTACCAAGCAACGTTACTGGCAAATCCTCCCTCTTGGGACAACAAGCTATGGAGATTCTCCATACCAATCATTCTCAGCCTTTGCTGGAAATACGCATTTTATCGACCTTGATATCTTGGTAGAGCAAGGCTTGTTGGAAGCTAGTGATCTTGAAGGAGTTGACTTTGGTAACAATCCTGCAGAAGTTGACTATGCTAAGATTTATTATGCACGTCGCCCTCTTTTGGAGAAGGCGGTCAAACGTTTCTTGGAAGTGGGAGATGTCAAAGCGTTTGAGAAATTTGCTCAAGACAACCAAGCCTGGCTTGAACTCTTTGCTGAGTATATGGCGATTAAAGAGCATTTTGACAATCTAGCATGGACAGAATGGCCAGATGCAGATGCTCGTGAGCGTAAAGCTTCAGCGCTTGAAAGCTACCGTGAGAAATTGGCAGACAAGTTGGTTTACCACCGTGTAACTCAATACTTCTTCTTCCAACAATGGTTGAAATTGAAAGCATACGCTAACGACAACCACATCGAGATCGTTGGGGACATGCCTATCTACGTTGCGGAAGATTCAAGCGACATGTGGGCAAATCCACACCTCTTCAAGACAGATGCCAGCGGCAAGGCGACTTGCATCGCTGGATGTCCACCGGATGAGTTTTCTGCAACTGGTCAACTTTGGGGTAACCCAATCTATGACTGGGAAGCAATGGACAAAGACGGTTACAAATGGTGGGTTGAACGCTTGCGTGAAAGCTTCAAAATCTACGATATTGTTCGTATCGACCACTTCCGTGGCTTTGAATCTTACTGGGAAATTCCTGCTGGTTCCGATACAGCGGCCCCTGGTAAATGGGTGAAAGGTCCAGGCTACAAACTCTTCGCAGCCGTTAAGGAAGAACTTGGTGAGCTGAACATCATCGCAGAAGACCTTGGCTTCATGACAGATGAGGTTATCGAGTTGCGCGAACGTACTGGCTTCCCAGGGATGAAGATTCTTCAATTTGCCTTCAATCCAGAAGATGAAAGTATCGATAGCCCACACTTGGCACCTGCCAACTCTGTTATGTACACAGGAACACACGATAACAATACGGTTCTTGGTTGGTACCGTAATGAAATCGATGATCCAACTCGTGAGTACATGGCTCGTTACACGAACCGTAAAGAGTATGAAACAGTGCCACACGCAATGCTTCGCACAGTATTTTCATCAGTGAGCTTCATGGCTATTGCCACTATGCAAGATTTACTAGAATTGGATGAGGCAGCTCGCATGAACTACCCATCTACTCTTGGCGGAAACTGGTCTTGGCGTATGACTGAAGATCAATTGACACCAGCTGTCGAGGACAATTTGCTTGACTTGACTACAATTTATCGCCGAATCAATGAGAATTTGGTAGAATTAAAGAAATAAGACATTATCAGGAGACACAAAAATGTTACCACTAAAAGAATTTGTACAAAAACGTTACAATAAAACCATTGCAGAATGTAGTAACGAAGAGCTTTACCTTGCTCTTCTCAACTACAGCAAGCTTGCTAGTAGCCAAAAACCAGTCAACACTGGCAAGAAGAAAGTTTACTACATCTCAGCTGAGTTTTTGATTGGTAAACTCTTGTCAAACAACTTGATCAACCTTGGTCTTTACGACGATGTGAAAAAAGAACTTGCTGATGCCGGTAAAGAGTTGATCGAAATCGAAGAAGTAGAATTGGAACCTTCTCTAGGGAACGGTGGATTGGGACGTTTGGCAGCCTGCTTTATCGACTCAATCGCTACTCTTGGTTTGAACGGTGACGGTGTTGGTTTGAACTACCACTACGGTCTTTTCCAACAAGTTCTTAAAAACAACCAACAAGAAACCATTCCTAACGCTTGGTTGACAGAGCAAAACTGGTTGGTTCGTTCAAGCCGTAGCTACCAAGTGCCATTTGCACACTTTACCTTGACATCAACTCTTTACGACCTTGATGTTCCTGGTTACAAGACTGCTACTAAGAACCGCTTGCGTTTGTTTGACTTGGATTCAGTTGATTCTTCTATCATCGAAGATGGTATCAGCTTTGACAAGACAGACATCGCTCGCAACTTGACACTTTTCCTTTACCCAGATGATAGTGACCGTCAAGGTGAATTGCTCCGTATCTTCCAACAATACTTCATGGTTTCAAACGGTGCGCAATTGATCATCGATGAAGCAATCGAAAAAGGAAGCAACTTGCATGACCTTGCGGACTACGCAGTTGTACAAATCAACGATACTCATCCATCAATGGTGATCCCTGAATTGATCCGTCTTTTGACTGAACGTGGTATCGAACTTGATGAAGCAATCTCTATCGTTCGTAGCATGACTGCCTACACGAACCACACCATCCTTGCTGAAGCCCTTGAAAAATGGCCTCTTGAATTTTTGGAAGAAGTGGTTCCTCACTTGGTACCAATCATCAAAGAATTGGACCGTCGTGTTAAAGCAGAATACAAAGACCCAGCTGTTCAAATCATCGATGAGAGCGGACGTGTTCACATGGCTCACATGGATATCCACTACGGATACAGTGTTAACGGGGTAGCAGCACTCCACACTGAAATCTTGAAGAACTCTGAGTTGAAAGCTTTCTACGACATCTACCCAGAAAAATTCAACAACAAAACAAACGGTATTACTTTCCGTCGTTGGCTCATGCATGCTAACCCACGCTTGTCTCACTACTTGGATGAAATTATTGGACGTGGTTGGCACCATGAAGCGGATGAACTTGAAAAACTCTTGTCTTACGAAGATAAAGCAGCCCTTAAAGCAAAACTTGAAGAAATCAAGGCTCACAACAAACGTAAATTGGCTCGACACTTGAAAGAACATCAAGGTGTGGAAATCAATACAAACTCTATCTTTGATATCCAAATCAAACGTCTTCACGAGTACAAACGCCAACAAATGAACGCTTTGTATGTGATTCACAAATACTTGGACATCAAGGCTGGTAACATCCCTGCTCGTCCAATCACAGTATTCTTTGGTGGTAAAGCAGCTCCTGCCTACACAATCGCTCAAGACATCATCCACTTGATCCTGTGCTTGTCAGAAGTCATTGCAAATGACCCAGCAGTAGCACCACACTTGCAAGTAGTGATGGTTGAAAACTACAACGTTACTGCAGCAAGCTTCCTTATCCCAGCATGTGATATCTCAGAACAAATCTCACTTGCTTCTAAAGAAGCTTCAGGTACTGGTAACATGAAATTCATGTTGAACGGAGCTTTGACTCTCGGTACTATGGACGGTGCTAACGTAGAAATTGCTGAGTTGGTTGGCGACGACAACATCTACATCTTTGGTGAAGATTCAGAAACTGTTATCGACCTTTATGCAAAGGCAGCTTACAAATCAAGCGAATTCTACGCTCGTGAAGCCATCAAACCATTGGTTGACTTCATCGTCAGCGACGCTGTTCTTGCAGTAGGTAAGAAAGAACGCTTGGAACGTCTTTACAACGAATTGATCAACAAAGACTGGTTCATGACTCTCTTAGACTTGGAAGACTACATCAAAGTCAAAGAGCAAATGCTTGCTGACTACGAAGACCGTGACGCATGGTTGGATAAAGTCATCGTTAACATTTCTAAAGCAGGATTCTTCTCATCTGACCGTACAATCGCTCAGTACAACGAAGATATCTGGCACTTGAACTAAGATACAAATTCATACTAATACATTTTGTAAAAAGCGAATTTCAATTGAAACTCGCTTTTTTGAATACTTGAGTAGAGATAGACCTCAGATACTATATTAAAATGGGTCAGTTATATAGAGTGGTGGCTTAAAACTATTAGTTATCATTATTTTTATCTGAAAATTGTAAGAAAGTATGTTAAAATAGGAATGTATACAAGTAGTTGTTTGAATATCAAATTAGAATTTGAAGAGGCTTATTATGAGTAATTTAGAAATTGGGAAACGGATTCGTACCTTACGGACTGAAAAGGGATTGAGTAGGGAAGCCTTTTGTGGAGATGAAAAAGAACTGACTGTTCGTCAGTTGGGCCGAATTGAAATAGGAAATAACTTGCCCAGTTTAGCGAAACTAGACTATATAGCCAAAGTATTGGGAGTTTCAATATCTCAGCTAATTGACGAGGGCTTGTTAATTGTTCCTAAAGAGTATTTAAAACTAAAAACGAA
This window harbors:
- a CDS encoding YitT family protein yields the protein MKQAKQIKRWRYYLRRFAYQIKMLRVLQGISKEKYDEKISASLVYGFLSAVAVNFFFQPGHVYSSGATGLAQIISSLSTHWFGFQLPVSATFYAINIPLMILAWYQIGHKFTVFTFITVSMSSLFIQFVPVVTLTEDPIINALFGGVVMGLGIGFALRNSISSGGTDIVSLTIRKKTGRNVGSISFLVNGTIMLIAGLTFGWKYALYSMITIFVSSRVTDAVFTKQKRMQAMIVTSNPDKVIEKIHKKLHRGATMIHDAEGTYNHERKAVLITVITRAEFNDFKHIMKQVDPTAFVSVSENVHILGRFVETDN
- a CDS encoding LacI family DNA-binding transcriptional regulator, with protein sequence MPVTIKDVAKAAGVSPSTVTRVIQNKSTISDETKKRVRKAMKELNYHPNLNARSLVSSYTQVIGLVLPDDSDAFYQNPFFPSVLRGIAQVASENHYAIQIATGKDEKERLNAISQMVYGKRVDGLIFLYAQEEDPLVKLVAEEQFPFLILGKSLSPFIPLVDNDNVQAGFDATEYFIKKGCRRIAFIGGTKKLFVTQDRLKGYELALKQHQLSIDTNLTYFANEFLEEKGYQFSKRLFKHDPQIDAIITTDSLLAEGVCDYISKHQLNVPVLSFDSVNPRLDLVAYVDINSLELGRTSFETILQIINDAKNNRQICYRQLIAHTIIEK
- a CDS encoding DUF1189 domain-containing protein — translated: MLPYPFSYFTSIWGFRKPLSKRFGLNWFQLLFTSIFLISLSMVPIAIQNSSQETYPLDTFIDNVYTPLTDEAIMDLSENAQIIDGKLSYAGTKNQQASLLIGPSPSKELPKDLQLHFDTEELVISKENKELTRIRYHAIQTESFQSKEDLTQAISKDWYQQNRVYISLFLVLGASFLFGLNFFIVSLGASLLLYITKKSRLFSFRTFKECYHFILNCLGLPTLITLILGLFGQNMSTLITVQNILFVLYLVTIFYKTHFRDPDYHK
- a CDS encoding sugar ABC transporter permease, which produces MNNSIKLKRRLTQTLTYLYLIGLSIVIIYPLLITIMSAFKTGNVVAFKLDSNIDFSFANFQGLFTETLYGTWYLNTLIIAFITMAVQTSIIVLAGYAYSRYNFLARKQSLVFFLIIQMVPTMAALTAFFVMALMLNALNQNWFLIFLYVGGGIPMNAWLMKGYFDTVPMSLDESAKLDGAGHFRRFWQIVLPLVRPMIAVQALWAFMGPFGDYILSSFLLREKEYFTVAVGLQTFVNNVKNMKIAYFSAGAILIALPICILFFFLQKNFVSGLTSGGDKG
- a CDS encoding carbohydrate ABC transporter permease codes for the protein MENQQPSKAALLSVIPGLGQIYNKQKVKGFIFLAVTLVFVLYFLALAAPELHNLITLGDKPGRDNSLFMLIRGAFHSILVAVYVLFYFYNIKDAHTIAKRINNGIPVPRTFKDMIKGIYENGFPYLLIIPSYVAMTFAIIFPVVVTLMIAFTNYDFQHLPPNKLLDWVGLTNFTNIWSLSTFRSAFGAVLSWTIIWALSASTLQIVIGIFTAIIANQPFIKGKRIFGVIFLLPWAVPAFITILTFSNMFNDSVGAINTQVLPILAKVLPFLDGALIPWKTDPTWTKIALIMMQGWLGFPYIYVLTLGILQSIPNDLYEAAYIDGANAWQKFRNITFPMILAVAAPTLISQYTFNFNNFSIMYLFNAGGPGSVGGGAGSTDILISWIYRLTTGTSPQYSMAAAVTLIISIIVISISMIAFKKLHAFDMEDV
- a CDS encoding extracellular solute-binding protein yields the protein MSSKFMKSAAVLGTATLASLLLVACGSKTADKPADTSSSEAKEITLYVEDQYKAYAEKVAAAYEKESGTKVNIKSGDQLGGLDKLSLDNQSGQAADVMMAPYDRVGSLGTDGQLSEVTLSDGAKTDNATKSLVTAADGKVYGAPAVIESLVMYYNKDLLKEAPKTFAELEELAKDSKYAFAGEDGKTSAFLADWTNFYYAYGLLSGNGAYVFGDNGKNPKDIGLANDGAIKGIEYAKSWYEKWPKGMQDGTAAGNLIQTSFQEGKTAAIIDGPWKAQAFKDAKVNYGVATIPTLPNGKEYSAFGGGKAWIIPSSTKNLEGAQKFVDYLVSTEQQKAFYEATNEIPANTEARAYAEGKNDELTTAVIKQFKNAQPMPNISQMSAVWEPAANMLFDAVSGKKDAKTAANDAVTLIKETIKQKFGE
- the malQ gene encoding 4-alpha-glucanotransferase, whose product is MKKRQSGVLMHISSLPGAHGIGSFGQSAYDFVDFLVRTKQRYWQILPLGTTSYGDSPYQSFSAFAGNTHFIDLDILVEQGLLEASDLEGVDFGNNPAEVDYAKIYYARRPLLEKAVKRFLEVGDVKAFEKFAQDNQAWLELFAEYMAIKEHFDNLAWTEWPDADARERKASALESYREKLADKLVYHRVTQYFFFQQWLKLKAYANDNHIEIVGDMPIYVAEDSSDMWANPHLFKTDASGKATCIAGCPPDEFSATGQLWGNPIYDWEAMDKDGYKWWVERLRESFKIYDIVRIDHFRGFESYWEIPAGSDTAAPGKWVKGPGYKLFAAVKEELGELNIIAEDLGFMTDEVIELRERTGFPGMKILQFAFNPEDESIDSPHLAPANSVMYTGTHDNNTVLGWYRNEIDDPTREYMARYTNRKEYETVPHAMLRTVFSSVSFMAIATMQDLLELDEAARMNYPSTLGGNWSWRMTEDQLTPAVEDNLLDLTTIYRRINENLVELKK
- the glgP gene encoding glycogen/starch/alpha-glucan family phosphorylase; this encodes MLPLKEFVQKRYNKTIAECSNEELYLALLNYSKLASSQKPVNTGKKKVYYISAEFLIGKLLSNNLINLGLYDDVKKELADAGKELIEIEEVELEPSLGNGGLGRLAACFIDSIATLGLNGDGVGLNYHYGLFQQVLKNNQQETIPNAWLTEQNWLVRSSRSYQVPFAHFTLTSTLYDLDVPGYKTATKNRLRLFDLDSVDSSIIEDGISFDKTDIARNLTLFLYPDDSDRQGELLRIFQQYFMVSNGAQLIIDEAIEKGSNLHDLADYAVVQINDTHPSMVIPELIRLLTERGIELDEAISIVRSMTAYTNHTILAEALEKWPLEFLEEVVPHLVPIIKELDRRVKAEYKDPAVQIIDESGRVHMAHMDIHYGYSVNGVAALHTEILKNSELKAFYDIYPEKFNNKTNGITFRRWLMHANPRLSHYLDEIIGRGWHHEADELEKLLSYEDKAALKAKLEEIKAHNKRKLARHLKEHQGVEINTNSIFDIQIKRLHEYKRQQMNALYVIHKYLDIKAGNIPARPITVFFGGKAAPAYTIAQDIIHLILCLSEVIANDPAVAPHLQVVMVENYNVTAASFLIPACDISEQISLASKEASGTGNMKFMLNGALTLGTMDGANVEIAELVGDDNIYIFGEDSETVIDLYAKAAYKSSEFYAREAIKPLVDFIVSDAVLAVGKKERLERLYNELINKDWFMTLLDLEDYIKVKEQMLADYEDRDAWLDKVIVNISKAGFFSSDRTIAQYNEDIWHLN